The sequence TCATTTTTCATCCTTTACTATCATAATTTCATCATCTGCACCCATATCTTCAGTGAGACTCACATCCATTTTCTTACCGGCAAGTATAATCCCAGCGATCATCGCTACAAGTAACATCAGTGCTGCCACTTCAAACGGTACAAGATACTTTGTAAAGAGTACAATACCTACATCTTGTGCATTTCCTACACCTTCATGCATTGGGTATAGTGCCTGTACACTCTCACTAAAGATAGGTGCAGCAAACATCAGTACCAGTACCAATGCCGACAACCCGCCAAGCAAGAAGACTAGCGCATTATTTGTATTTTTCTCTTTGATATCTCTTGTTGCATCAAAGAACATCATCGCAAATGCATAGAGAGCCATGACTGCCCCGACATACACAACAAGTTGCACTACACCAAGGAAGTCTGCACCCAAGATGAAAAAGAATCCAGAGATAAGTACCATACCCGCTGCGAGTGATGTCATCGCATAGAGTATGTTTTTACTCATCACTGTGATCAAGAAAAGTCCTATTATTAAAGCCGAAAATAGGTAAAAGGCTACGATTTCATACATTCTACTCTCCCTAATATGCTAATGGTGTTTTTTTAATGTTTTCATCTGCATTTGGAGATATCGCACCAAATCCATCATACTCTTGCTGTAAGTTCAGTTTATCCAGAGGTGTTAACATATCTTCAAAGAGGGAGAATCCAGCTCTTTGCTCTGAAGCATTCTCATAACGCGGCCCGTGAACAATCGCAAGTTCAGGACACACTTCTGCACAATACCCACAGAAGATACAACGACCGAAGTTGATCGTATATTCACTCACTTCTTTACGTTGGTTCTCGTCATATCTTGTATCCATAGAGATACAATTGGAGATACATATCTTTTCACAAAGACCGCAACCGATACATCGGTAGTTACCTGACTCAAGTAGTCTAAGCATATCATGGATCGCTCTATATCTTGGAGAGATAGGCATTTTCTCAAATGGATACTTGACTGTATGCATATCATTTTTAAAAAGTGCTTTGACCATTGATCTCATGGTGACCCATAGTCCTACAAAAAGCTCACCTTTCACCGTTCTTTTCGCCACTTGAGAGAACTGTGCCATAGCGGTTTCAGGTTTACTTCCTGCATCCACTGTCATGTAGTTTTGTGTACCTACATTTCTGTTTTTAAATTGTTCTAAACTCATACCTAACTCCTTATACCATCATCACGATAGCAGTGATCAAAATATTGATAACCGCGATCGGCATTAATACTTTCCAGCAAAGCCACATGAGCTGATCTGGTCTGATATGTGGCCATGATGCTCTTACCCATAACATCAAGAAGAAGAAGAATGCAATTTTAAGGATAATAAACAACCATCCAAATGCACCTTCTACATCAAATCCACCTAGGAATACGATCGAAGCGATGATCGCAACAGTGATCATGTTTGCATATTCACCGATAAAGAACATACCCCATCTCATACCCGAATATTCTGTTGCATACCCCGAAACAACCTCTGCTTCATGCTCAAGAAGGTCAAATGGTGTTCTGTTCGTCTCTGCAAATCCTGCGATCAGGAACAGTACGAACGCTACAGGTTGTTGCCAGATCAGCCATGAACCGATACCGCCAGACTGTGCTTCATTAAAATCAACAAATGACAATGAACCCACCAACATGATAGGAGCCAAGATCGAAAGACCTGTCACGACTTCATATGACAAAAACTGGATCGCCGTTCTCGCTGATCCAATGATCCCCCATTTGTTCGCCTGTGACATACCAGCCAAAAGTGGGCCATAAAGTCCTGCTGCCATCATACCAAGTACAAACAATACACCGATGTTCAAGTCAGATGCGATCGACGGTACAAATGTACCGCCAAGCACAGGAATAAACTCAGGAATCGTAAAATCCGGAAAAACCGGTACAGCAGAAAGTGCAATAAATGCTGTTGCTGCTGTAATGACCGGTGCAACCATAAAGATCAGTTTATTTGCATTTTGTGGGATGATGTCCTCTTTTGTAAAGAGTTTAATACCATCAGCCGCAATTTGCAGTAAACCATAAGGTCCTACGTGCATCGGCCCAAGACGTCTTTGCATAAATGCAAGTACTTTTCTTTCTATATATGTACCAAAACCTGCAATTGCCGAAATCACAGCCAAAATGATAATGGCTTTAATGATCACACCTAATGCAGTAACTTCTGGTAGGTTTTGTATAAGTGTTGTTTCTTCCATATTACACCTTTCTCAATGTTACTGTTTGATATCTTGATTCTCCAAAGAGACCATATACATCTTTAGCCGCTTTGAAATCTGGAACTTTTACAATGTCACCTTCGATCTTTTCATCAGCTACAACATCTAGAGTAATGCTTCCATTTTCAAACACTACCTCTACTTTTTCTCCCAAGCTCTCAGCTTTTGCCGGACTTACATAGAGTGCGAATGCTTCAAAGATCTCATGTGCCTTATCTGTAAAGTCATTAAACTGTCTAGCAGGGTTACATCTGTATGCGATCTCACCTTCAAGTGCCAAACTCTCGTCAAACTTCTCAACGGTTGGCAATGCTACCTCTTCTACTGTGACATCCAGTCTATACCCGCGGTTATCTACACCGGCATTCGTATATGCATTTGGTAAAGAGTCAAATGCTACAGCTTTAAAGCCTTTAGACACAGGAAGCATCTCTGTCCAGTCAATTGTCAGCTCTGGTGCACCTACAAGTGCTTTCATAACGTCATTCAATTCATATCCGTCGTACTCTAGTGCAGCATTGGTAGGAAGTACTCTTTTAGCCATAGAGGTCAATGTCCCCTCTTGCTGGTTCATTGCCGGCATATCCAGATCTCCATCACCCAGTGCAGAGAGTCTGAAGTCACCGTTTTCATTGTAACCTACAGTATACCCAGAACACTCATCATCAAGATCACAGATCAGTGCAACACCCAGTGCATTTGACTTTGGTGGGGTCATCACTACATCAATGTTACATGTCGCTTCAACCAGTGCTACCAATTTAGCCAGGTTCTCTGCTTTTTCATGGAAGTAAAGGTCTTCACCGATCATCAGAGAGAAAGCCTCTTTTTTCTTCATCATTTTTTCAAAGGCATCATCAAACTTCTCAGAATCTTTACCTAAAAGTGTTACAAGCCCGTTGATCGTCACAGTGATCTCTTTTTCAACCGTCTCTTTTACCTTTTTAGATACCTCTTCCTCTTCGCCTGTTTCCTCATTGACCACCATCTCTTTGACAGTTTTCATCACCTGCTCTTTTACCGTTCTGGTCTCTGAACTTTTAAAGCTTTCAATATACTCTTTTACATCAGCCGGAAGTTTCTCTTTATCTGCAAAGAGATCCAAGATAAGGTAGAGTGCTGCTTCTTCAAGACCTGCTTTGTGAACAAATGTTTCAACAGTCTTACCGAATGTAGGGATGAGTGTGTCACCTACAGGGT is a genomic window of Sulfurovum sp. XGS-02 containing:
- a CDS encoding NADH-quinone oxidoreductase subunit J, which translates into the protein MYEIVAFYLFSALIIGLFLITVMSKNILYAMTSLAAGMVLISGFFFILGADFLGVVQLVVYVGAVMALYAFAMMFFDATRDIKEKNTNNALVFLLGGLSALVLVLMFAAPIFSESVQALYPMHEGVGNAQDVGIVLFTKYLVPFEVAALMLLVAMIAGIILAGKKMDVSLTEDMGADDEIMIVKDEK
- the nuoI gene encoding NADH-quinone oxidoreductase subunit NuoI, which produces MSLEQFKNRNVGTQNYMTVDAGSKPETAMAQFSQVAKRTVKGELFVGLWVTMRSMVKALFKNDMHTVKYPFEKMPISPRYRAIHDMLRLLESGNYRCIGCGLCEKICISNCISMDTRYDENQRKEVSEYTINFGRCIFCGYCAEVCPELAIVHGPRYENASEQRAGFSLFEDMLTPLDKLNLQQEYDGFGAISPNADENIKKTPLAY
- the nuoH gene encoding NADH-quinone oxidoreductase subunit NuoH yields the protein MEETTLIQNLPEVTALGVIIKAIIILAVISAIAGFGTYIERKVLAFMQRRLGPMHVGPYGLLQIAADGIKLFTKEDIIPQNANKLIFMVAPVITAATAFIALSAVPVFPDFTIPEFIPVLGGTFVPSIASDLNIGVLFVLGMMAAGLYGPLLAGMSQANKWGIIGSARTAIQFLSYEVVTGLSILAPIMLVGSLSFVDFNEAQSGGIGSWLIWQQPVAFVLFLIAGFAETNRTPFDLLEHEAEVVSGYATEYSGMRWGMFFIGEYANMITVAIIASIVFLGGFDVEGAFGWLFIILKIAFFFFLMLWVRASWPHIRPDQLMWLCWKVLMPIAVINILITAIVMMV